Proteins encoded by one window of Antechinus flavipes isolate AdamAnt ecotype Samford, QLD, Australia chromosome 4, AdamAnt_v2, whole genome shotgun sequence:
- the MUCL3 gene encoding mucin-like protein 3 — translation MGVSDKTTPHLDKTTGNISKDTRTSEAATSLSQITSISNKGMEASPSTISVSSKIITSSPREIKTSFRDKSVSPKTITTYHEGMGSSGRISAISSKIITISHEGMGVSDKTTPHLDKTTGNISKDTRTSEAATSLSQITSTSNEGMGASPSTISVSPKITDTFHVGMGTSFRTTSVSPKTITTYHEGMGSSGRSSAISSKTITISHEGMEVSDKTTPHLDKTTGNIPKDIGTSARPISLSQVIGTSHEGMGTSPRTISVSSKLTASSQKERGTSFRTISVSPKPITTYHEEMGTSDRTTSVSFKNKITSHEDIGTLDRTTTVSPKTITTYYDGMGITSRSSKNKTTSHEGIGTLYSTTTVSLKITNTSHTGRRTSIIGDLKKTTQASNRIPVFEKTTDWIIAVSDKVTESLGTSYKPSSASDKTIGAMESTTVMGNLDKTITFRGTSEKMTESFERTTGLYKTKISSHQTQGALDKTIQISDKTTKASGGPGPLDKTTHKSTSTPYTTLASLYPSLQVTSEKTFVPFTTLNYRQELNSTKSVNNYWPDQKTDKSRGGSQNGATQGVLEGNSFPAWAIVIVVLVAVILLLLLIGLLFMAAYIIRTHQMTTEHEENDAEDEIGPNSYPVFLMEQQALGRSQLPLP, via the exons ATGGGAGTTTCAGACAAAACAACACCTCACTTAGACAAGACTACAGGAAACATCTCTAAGGATACTAGAACCTCAGAAGCAGCAACATCTCTCTCACAGATCACCAGCATCTCAAATAAGGGCATGGAAGCTTCACCcagcaccatatctgtatcatCCAAGATAATAACTTCTTCCCCAAGGGAAATAAAGACCTCCTTCAGGGACAAATCTGTCTCACCTAAAACCATAACTACCTATCATGAGGGAATGGGGTCTTCAGGCAGAATCTCAGCTATCTCATCCAAGATCATAACTATCTCCCATGAGGGAATGGGAGTCTCAGACAAAACAACACCTCACTTAGACAAGACTACAGGAAACATCTCTAAGGACACTAGAACCTCAGAAGCAGCAACATCTCTCTCACAGATCACCAGCACCTCAAATGAGGGCATGGGAGCCTCACCcagcaccatatctgtatcaCCCAAGATAACAGACACTTTCCATGTGGGAATGGGAACCTCCTTCAGGACCACATCTGTCTCACCTAAAACCATAACTACCTATCATGAGGGAATGGGGTCTTCAGGCAGAAGCTCAGCTATCTCATCAAAGACCATAACCATCTCCCATGAGGGAATGGAAGTCTCAGACAAAACAACACCTCACTTAGATAAGACTACAGGAAACATCCCTAAGGATATTGGAACCTCAGCAAGGCCAATATCTCTCTCACAGGTCATCGGAACCTCACATGAGGGGATGGGAACCTCACCTAGGACCATATCTGTCTCATCCAAACTAACTGCTTCTTCCCAAAAAGAAAGGGGAACTTCCTTCAGGACCATATCTGTCTCACCCAAGCCCATAACTACCTATCATGAAGAAATGGGAACCTCAGACAGAACCACATCTGTATCATTCAAGAATAAAATTACCTCTCATGAAGATATTGGAACCTTGGACAGGACCACAACTGTCTCACCCAAGACTATAACTACCTATTATGATGGGATGGGAATCACATCTAGGTCATCCAAGAACAAAACAACTTCACATGAAGGCATTGGAACCTTGTACAGTACCACAACTGTCTCACTCAAGATTACAAATACTTCCCACACAGGAAGGAGAACCTCCATTATAGGAGATCTGAAGAAAACCACTCAAGCATCAAATAGGATACCTGTCTTTGAAAAGACCACAGATTGGATTATAGCTGTTTCAGACAAGGTAACTGAATCCTTAGGAACTTCATACAAGCCTTCATCTGCTTCTGACAAAACCATAGGAGCCATGGAATCAACCACAGTCATGGGAAATTTAGACAAAACTATAACTTTTAGGGGAACTTCAGAAAAGATGACTGAATCCTTTGAAAGGACCACAGGCCTTTACAAGACTAAAATTTCTTCACATCAAACTCAGGGAGCTTTGGACAAAACTATCCAAATTTCAGATAAAACCACAAAAGCTTCAGGAGGCCCAGGACCCTTGGACAAGACTACCCATAAATCTACATCTACTCCCTATACTACTTTAGCTTCCCTTTATCCATCACTCCAGGTTACTAGTGAGAAAACCTTTGTACCTTTCACAACTCTCAACTATAGACAGGAGTTGAATTCTACAAAATCAGTCAATAATTATTGGCCAGACCAGAAAACAGATAAATCAAGAGGAGGATCCCAGAATGGAGCAACCCAGGGGGTGCTGGAGGGAAATTCATTTCCTGCCTGGGCCATTGTCATTGTTGTCCTGGTGGCTGTGATCCTCCTCCTGCTACTCATTGGCCTACTCTTCATg GCTGCCTACATAATCCGAACACATCAGATGACTACAGAACATGAGGAAAATGATGCCGAAGATGAGATTGGTCCCAATTCTTATCCTGTCTTTCTGATGGAACAGCAAGCATTGGGTCGGAGCCAGTTGCCATTACCTTAG